From the Lepisosteus oculatus isolate fLepOcu1 chromosome 1, fLepOcu1.hap2, whole genome shotgun sequence genome, one window contains:
- the il15 gene encoding interleukin-15 isoform X1, whose translation MSAFLILFFLTVIKCFILHRNSSVKKSQVSHVYIYCCFHLFLGCPLTSEAWLSLFFLSCVYANMPTTEALDQALREMQTCLESNLSLLKSAGCVYYTPEDYDTDCTNTLFECYILEMEVIIFELDQDYESVHSLQTFLEHAKKKITNDLKNLGTETDSSQVHHISGTQEISTGIFLHCKRCEEYEEKTAEAFLSKFQTFLQHLHSIGYNMTS comes from the exons ATGAGCGCTTTTTTGATACTGTTCTTTCTCACTGTCATAAAATGTTTCATTCTGCACCGGAATTCCTCGGTAAAG AAAAGCCAAGTGAGTCACGTTTACATCTACTGCTGCTTCCACCTTTTCCTGGGCTGCCCTCTCACCAGTGAGGCTTGGCTATCCCTCTTCTTTTTAAG ttGTGTGTATGCCAACATGCCCACTACTGAAGCCTTAGATCAAGCTTTAAGGGAAATGCAGACATGTCTGGAGAGCAATCTAAGCTTGTTGAAA aGTGCTGGTTGCGTTTATTACACTCCTGAAGATTATGAT actGACTGCACAAATACATTGTTCGAGTGTTATATTTTGGAGATGGAGGTTATTATATTTGAACTTGATCAAGACTACGAATCTGTGCACTCCTTGCAGACTTTTTTGGAACATGCAAAGAAAAag ATCACAAATGATCTGAAGAATTTGGGGACAGAAACAGACTCTTCGCAGGTACATCACATCTCCGGTACTCAAGAAATATCTACAGGG ATTTTTTTGCACTGTAAACGATGTGAAGAATATGAAGAGAAGACAGCAGAAGCATTTCTCTCCAAGTTTCAGACATTTTTGCAACATTTGCATTCAATAGGATATAATATGACTAGTTGA
- the il15 gene encoding interleukin-15 isoform X2, with the protein MSAFLILFFLTVIKCFILHRNSSVKKSQVSHVYIYCCFHLFLGCPLTSEAWLSLFFLSCVYANMPTTEALDQALREMQTCLESNLSLLKSAGCVYYTPEDYDTDCTNTLFECYILEMEVIIFELDQDYESVHSLQTFLEHAKKKITNDLKNLGTETDSSQIFLHCKRCEEYEEKTAEAFLSKFQTFLQHLHSIGYNMTS; encoded by the exons ATGAGCGCTTTTTTGATACTGTTCTTTCTCACTGTCATAAAATGTTTCATTCTGCACCGGAATTCCTCGGTAAAG AAAAGCCAAGTGAGTCACGTTTACATCTACTGCTGCTTCCACCTTTTCCTGGGCTGCCCTCTCACCAGTGAGGCTTGGCTATCCCTCTTCTTTTTAAG ttGTGTGTATGCCAACATGCCCACTACTGAAGCCTTAGATCAAGCTTTAAGGGAAATGCAGACATGTCTGGAGAGCAATCTAAGCTTGTTGAAA aGTGCTGGTTGCGTTTATTACACTCCTGAAGATTATGAT actGACTGCACAAATACATTGTTCGAGTGTTATATTTTGGAGATGGAGGTTATTATATTTGAACTTGATCAAGACTACGAATCTGTGCACTCCTTGCAGACTTTTTTGGAACATGCAAAGAAAAag ATCACAAATGATCTGAAGAATTTGGGGACAGAAACAGACTCTTCGCAG ATTTTTTTGCACTGTAAACGATGTGAAGAATATGAAGAGAAGACAGCAGAAGCATTTCTCTCCAAGTTTCAGACATTTTTGCAACATTTGCATTCAATAGGATATAATATGACTAGTTGA
- the il15 gene encoding interleukin-15 isoform X3 — MQTVVAWLGCDEKSQVSHVYIYCCFHLFLGCPLTSEAWLSLFFLSCVYANMPTTEALDQALREMQTCLESNLSLLKSAGCVYYTPEDYDTDCTNTLFECYILEMEVIIFELDQDYESVHSLQTFLEHAKKKITNDLKNLGTETDSSQVHHISGTQEISTGIFLHCKRCEEYEEKTAEAFLSKFQTFLQHLHSIGYNMTS; from the exons ATGCAAACTGTCGTCGCTTGGCTCGGTTGCGACGAG AAAAGCCAAGTGAGTCACGTTTACATCTACTGCTGCTTCCACCTTTTCCTGGGCTGCCCTCTCACCAGTGAGGCTTGGCTATCCCTCTTCTTTTTAAG ttGTGTGTATGCCAACATGCCCACTACTGAAGCCTTAGATCAAGCTTTAAGGGAAATGCAGACATGTCTGGAGAGCAATCTAAGCTTGTTGAAA aGTGCTGGTTGCGTTTATTACACTCCTGAAGATTATGAT actGACTGCACAAATACATTGTTCGAGTGTTATATTTTGGAGATGGAGGTTATTATATTTGAACTTGATCAAGACTACGAATCTGTGCACTCCTTGCAGACTTTTTTGGAACATGCAAAGAAAAag ATCACAAATGATCTGAAGAATTTGGGGACAGAAACAGACTCTTCGCAGGTACATCACATCTCCGGTACTCAAGAAATATCTACAGGG ATTTTTTTGCACTGTAAACGATGTGAAGAATATGAAGAGAAGACAGCAGAAGCATTTCTCTCCAAGTTTCAGACATTTTTGCAACATTTGCATTCAATAGGATATAATATGACTAGTTGA